In Sphingomonas sp. PAMC26645, one DNA window encodes the following:
- the mfd gene encoding transcription-repair coupling factor: MPDLKTILSATSPLILSGVPSGFQPSLLADLARAAKTRAVFIAPDDAAMRAVASTAAYFAPDLEVLSFPAWDCLPYDRASPTLRIMAERVAALQRLQGKPKGPQLLLTTANAATQRVLTPFRIRQLVARLAPGERIGRDKLAMLLQANGYVRTDTVHDQGEYAVRGGIIDLYPSGEDHALRLDFFGDEIESVRTFDAADQRTTGRIDGFVLLPASEALLDEDSIKRFRTRYRDAFGATATGDPMYQAISEGRRIAGMEHWLPLFEEKMATLFDHLGADDVVVRDNGVAAAVESRLESIADYYENRKRAEAAQPGSYRPMPAKALYLDAQEWSGGVEAFAAHITSPFHEPPSDTVLDFDVDGPRDFGPERAAQANIYEAVADHVEKLRKQGRRPILASYSIGARERLGSLLADHGMKGGKHAETWQEALGIADTARSFGVALIVLPLDHGFTAPGIAVLTEQDMLGDRLVHRKKRKKSADAFLAELATLTPGDLVVHTEHGIGRYEGLTSIPVGQSPHDCVALSYAGGDKLYVPVENIDVLSRYGSSEEGATLDRLGGEGWQRRKSKMKERIREIAGELIATAAERALHPGDVLEPDASGYPSFVDRFPYEETEDQDRAIEDVLGDLAAGKPMDRLVVGDVGFGKTEVALRAAFVAAMGGKQVAIVCPTTLLARQHYNNFVARFEGFPMNMGRLSRLVTASEAKATKEGLANGTIDVVIGTHALLAKNIDFKRLGLVVVDEEQRFGVTHKERLKALRADVHMLTLTATPIPRTLQMAMSGIRELSVIQTPPVDRLAVRTYIMPFDPVVLREALLREHYRGGQSFVVTPRVADLPEIEDFLREQVPEIRFVVAHGQMSPTEVEERMSAFYDKKFEVLVSTTIIESGIDIASANTMIVHRADRFGLAQLYQLRGRVGRSKTRAYAYLVTPPERQMTVTAEKRLKVLSDLDSLGAGFQLASHDLDIRGAGNMLGDEQTGHIKEVGFELYQAMLEEAIMDAKAGGMPSSRPRDFSPQITVDAPILIPEDYVPDLDLRMGLYRRLNDLDEGQEIEAFAAEMIDRFGPLPDATENLIKVIEIKLNAKRACVSKIDVGPKGVLVSFHDDKPPNIDKLLAYVERLNGVARLRPDSKLVLQRAWGDPKARLHGALQLSKGLAKAAS, from the coding sequence ATGCCAGACCTCAAGACGATCCTCTCCGCGACGAGCCCGCTGATCCTCTCGGGCGTGCCGTCCGGCTTCCAGCCGTCGCTGCTGGCCGACCTCGCGCGCGCCGCGAAGACGCGCGCGGTGTTCATCGCGCCCGACGATGCGGCGATGCGCGCGGTCGCCTCGACCGCGGCGTATTTCGCGCCCGATCTCGAAGTGCTGAGCTTCCCGGCCTGGGACTGCCTGCCCTACGACCGCGCCTCGCCGACGCTCCGCATCATGGCCGAGCGCGTCGCGGCGCTGCAACGCCTGCAAGGCAAGCCCAAGGGTCCGCAACTCCTGCTGACGACCGCAAACGCAGCGACGCAGCGCGTCCTCACCCCGTTCCGCATCCGCCAGCTCGTCGCGCGGCTCGCGCCCGGCGAACGGATCGGCCGCGACAAGCTCGCCATGCTGCTCCAGGCGAACGGCTACGTCCGCACCGACACCGTCCACGACCAGGGCGAATATGCGGTGCGCGGCGGGATCATCGATCTCTATCCGTCGGGCGAAGACCATGCGCTGCGACTCGATTTCTTCGGCGACGAGATCGAGAGCGTCCGCACCTTCGACGCGGCGGACCAGCGCACCACCGGCCGGATCGATGGCTTCGTCCTGCTCCCCGCCTCCGAGGCTTTGCTCGACGAGGACTCGATCAAGCGCTTCCGTACCCGCTACCGCGACGCGTTCGGCGCGACCGCGACCGGCGATCCGATGTACCAAGCGATCTCCGAAGGCCGGCGAATCGCGGGCATGGAGCATTGGCTGCCGCTGTTCGAGGAGAAGATGGCGACGCTGTTCGACCATCTCGGCGCCGATGACGTCGTCGTGCGCGACAATGGCGTCGCGGCGGCGGTGGAAAGCCGGCTCGAATCGATCGCCGACTATTACGAGAATCGCAAACGCGCGGAGGCCGCCCAGCCCGGCAGTTACCGCCCGATGCCCGCCAAGGCGCTGTACCTCGACGCACAGGAATGGTCCGGCGGCGTCGAGGCGTTCGCGGCGCACATCACCTCGCCGTTCCACGAACCGCCGAGCGACACCGTGCTCGACTTCGACGTCGACGGCCCGCGCGATTTCGGTCCTGAGCGTGCCGCGCAGGCGAACATCTACGAAGCCGTCGCCGATCACGTCGAGAAGCTCCGGAAGCAAGGTCGCAGGCCGATCCTCGCCAGCTACTCGATCGGCGCGCGTGAACGCCTGGGGAGCCTGCTCGCCGACCACGGCATGAAGGGAGGTAAACACGCGGAGACCTGGCAGGAGGCGCTCGGCATCGCCGACACTGCGCGCAGCTTCGGCGTCGCGCTGATCGTCCTGCCGCTCGATCACGGCTTCACCGCACCGGGGATCGCCGTCCTCACCGAGCAGGACATGCTCGGCGACCGGCTCGTCCACCGCAAGAAGCGCAAGAAATCTGCCGACGCGTTCCTCGCCGAATTGGCGACGCTGACGCCGGGCGATCTGGTCGTCCACACCGAGCACGGCATCGGGCGGTACGAAGGCCTGACCTCGATCCCCGTGGGTCAGAGCCCACACGACTGTGTCGCGCTAAGCTATGCCGGCGGCGACAAGCTGTACGTCCCGGTCGAGAATATCGACGTCCTCTCGCGCTACGGCTCGTCGGAGGAAGGCGCGACGCTCGACCGTCTCGGCGGCGAAGGCTGGCAGCGTCGCAAGTCGAAGATGAAGGAGCGGATCCGCGAGATCGCCGGCGAACTCATCGCGACCGCCGCCGAACGCGCGCTGCATCCGGGCGACGTGCTCGAACCCGATGCAAGCGGCTATCCGAGCTTCGTCGACCGCTTCCCGTACGAGGAAACCGAGGACCAGGACCGCGCGATCGAGGACGTGCTCGGCGATCTGGCGGCGGGCAAACCGATGGACCGCTTGGTCGTCGGCGACGTCGGCTTTGGCAAGACCGAAGTCGCGCTACGGGCCGCGTTCGTCGCGGCGATGGGCGGCAAGCAGGTCGCGATCGTCTGCCCTACGACGCTGCTCGCACGCCAGCACTACAACAACTTCGTTGCCCGCTTCGAAGGCTTCCCGATGAACATGGGCCGGCTGTCGCGGCTCGTCACCGCGAGCGAAGCCAAGGCGACCAAGGAGGGGCTGGCGAACGGCACGATAGATGTCGTCATCGGCACGCATGCGCTGCTCGCGAAGAATATCGACTTCAAGCGGCTCGGGCTGGTGGTAGTCGACGAGGAACAGCGGTTCGGCGTGACGCACAAGGAGCGGCTCAAGGCGCTGCGGGCGGACGTCCACATGCTGACGCTGACCGCCACGCCGATCCCGCGCACGCTGCAGATGGCGATGTCGGGCATCCGCGAGCTGTCGGTGATCCAGACCCCGCCGGTCGATCGCCTCGCCGTGCGGACGTACATCATGCCGTTCGATCCGGTCGTGCTGCGCGAGGCGTTGCTGCGCGAGCATTACCGCGGCGGCCAGAGCTTCGTCGTCACGCCGCGCGTGGCAGATCTGCCCGAGATCGAGGATTTTCTGCGCGAACAGGTGCCCGAGATCCGCTTCGTCGTCGCACACGGCCAGATGTCGCCGACCGAGGTCGAGGAGCGCATGTCCGCGTTCTACGACAAGAAGTTCGAGGTGCTCGTCTCGACCACGATCATCGAGAGCGGGATCGACATCGCCTCCGCCAACACGATGATCGTCCACCGCGCCGACCGCTTCGGCCTAGCGCAATTGTATCAGCTACGTGGTCGTGTCGGCCGGTCGAAGACGCGGGCGTACGCGTATCTGGTGACGCCGCCCGAACGCCAGATGACGGTGACGGCGGAGAAGCGGCTGAAGGTGCTGTCCGATCTCGATTCGCTCGGCGCCGGTTTCCAGCTGGCGAGCCACGATCTCGATATCCGCGGTGCGGGCAACATGCTCGGCGACGAGCAGACCGGGCATATCAAGGAGGTCGGCTTCGAACTCTACCAGGCGATGCTGGAGGAGGCGATCATGGACGCCAAGGCCGGCGGCATGCCCTCGTCGCGGCCGCGCGATTTCTCCCCGCAGATCACGGTGGACGCACCGATCCTCATCCCGGAAGATTACGTCCCCGATCTCGACCTGCGGATGGGGCTGTATCGTCGCCTCAACGATCTCGACGAGGGTCAGGAGATCGAGGCGTTCGCCGCCGAGATGATCGACCGTTTCGGCCCGCTGCCGGATGCGACCGAGAATTTGATCAAGGTCATCGAGATCAAGCTGAACGCGAAACGCGCGTGCGTGTCGAAGATCGACGTCGGGCCCAAGGGCGTGCTGGTATCATTCCACGACGACAAGCCGCCGAACATCGACAAGCTGCTGGCCTATGTCGAGCGGCTGAACGGGGTTGCTCGGTTGCGGCCGGACAGCAAGCTGGTGCTGCAACGCGCGTGGGGTGATCCGAAGGCGCGGCTGCATGGTGCGTTGCAGTTGTCGAAGGGGCTGGCGAAAGCGGCTTCTTAA
- a CDS encoding secondary thiamine-phosphate synthase enzyme YjbQ, whose amino-acid sequence MRQATTILAIDTTRQGLVEVTQQITRWVRDQSLTEGLLTVFCRHTSASLLIQENAAPEVRTDLEAYFARIAPESREYEHDDEGPDDMPAHLRTALTQVQLSIPLIDGRLALGTWQGIYLFEHRRRPHRRTLALHLIGV is encoded by the coding sequence ATGCGCCAAGCCACCACGATCCTCGCCATCGACACGACCCGCCAGGGCCTCGTCGAAGTCACCCAACAGATAACCCGCTGGGTTCGTGATCAAAGCCTCACTGAAGGTCTGTTGACGGTATTCTGCCGTCACACCTCCGCCTCGCTCCTCATCCAGGAGAACGCGGCCCCTGAGGTCCGTACCGACCTCGAAGCTTATTTCGCCCGCATCGCTCCTGAGTCACGTGAGTACGAACATGACGATGAAGGCCCGGACGACATGCCCGCGCATCTCCGCACTGCGCTCACGCAGGTCCAGCTCTCGATCCCGCTGATCGACGGCCGACTCGCGCTCGGCACATGGCAGGGCATCTACCTCTTCGAGCATCGCCGCCGCCCGCATCGCCGCACATTGGCGCTGCACTTGATCGGCGTTTAG